GTGCACCGCCCCGCCGCAGACGTCCAGCTCGGCCGCCCGCCCCAGGTCGGCGATCGGCGCCAGTGCGACGACCCCGCGCAACCGCGGCGCGGCCGGGAGCCGCCAGGGCGAACCCGCCGGCAGCACGTGCCGGGCTGCCGCCCACAGTGCGAGATGTCCGCCCGCCGAATGGCCGGTGAGGACCGTGCGCCGCGGGTCGGCCTGCGGCAGCACCGTGCGGACCAGTTCCGGCAGCGCGTCCATCGCTGCCGCGACGTCGTCGAACGTCTCCGGCCAGCGCCCGGCGACCGGCCCGCCGCCGCCCTCCTCGCCGCGCTGCTGGGGCAGCGACGCGCCCCTGCGGTACTCCACGTTCGCCACGGCGAAGCCGCGCCGCGCCAGGAAGTCGGCGAACGGGGTGACGTGCTGCCGGTCGTACGGCGCCCGCCACGCCCCGCCGTGCAGCACGACCACGAGCGGCGCCGGCTCCCGGCCGTCACGCGGCGCGTAGAAGTCGACGACCTGGTCCGGGTGTTCGCCGTAGGCCCCCGAGGCGTCCGGTGCGACGGCCGGGTGCGACAGGGCCGAGGCCTCCTCGGCGGCGTCGCGAGCGGCGGGGTCCGGCATGCTGCTCCAACCTTTCGGTGAGGGGGCCGAGTCGGCCTGGCCCGCCGGGACGGTACCAGGCCGGCTCGGCCCCCGTGATCAGCCGCCGGCCGGGGAGTCCGCCGCGGCCAGGACCTCGGCGAGGACCCGTGCCGCGCGCTCGGTGTCCACGAAGCCGACGTACAACGGGGTGAAGCCGAAGCGCAGCACGTCGGGGCGGCGCAGATCGCCGACCACACCGCGTGCGATCAGGGACTCCATGACCGCGGGTGCGTCGGGGCAGGCCAGCGCCACCTGGCTGCCCCGCTCCGCGTGCGCGGCGGGGGTGAGCGAGGTGACCCTGCCGCGCGGCACGTACGCCTCGACGCACTCGAGGAAGAAGTCGGTGAGGGCGAGGCTCTTGGCCCGCACCGCCTCCACCGTGACGCCGTCCCACACGTCGAGCGCCGCCTCCAGCGCCAGCATCGAGAGGATGTCGGGCGTGCCGACCCGGCCGCGCACCGCACCCTCGGCCGGTGTGTAGCCGCGGGTCATCCCGAAGGGGTCGGCGTGCGAGTTCCAGCCGGGCAGCGGCGAGTCGAAGCGGTCCTGGTGACGCTCGGCCACGTACAGGTACGCGGGCGAACCGGGCCCGCCGTTGAGGTACTTGTAGGTGCAGCCGACCGCGAGGTCCACCCCGTGCTCGTCGAGGCCGACGGGCAGCGCGCCCGCGCTGTGGCACAGGTCCCAGACGGCGAGGGCGCCCCGCTCGTGCAGTGCGGCCGTGATCCCCGGCAGGTCGTGGAGGCGACCGGTGCGGTAGTCGACGTGGTTCACCAGCGCGGCGGCCGTGCGCGGGCCCACCGCGTCCGGAACGTCGGCGGGGTCGACGACGACCGTCCGGTGGCCGGTGAGCCGGGCGGCCGACTCGGCGATGTACCCGTCGGTGGGGAAGGTCGTGGCGTCGACGAGGATCTCGTCACGGCCTTCGGGCGCCATCCGCACCGCCGCGACCACGGCCTTGAAGACGTTCACGCTCGTGGAGTCGCCGACGACGACCTGGCCGGGGGCGGCCCCGACGAGTGGGGCTATCCGCTCGCCGATCCGCTCCGGCGCCGTCCACCAGCCGCTCTCGTCCCAGGAGCGGATGCGCAGTTCGCCCCACTGCCTGCCGATGACGTCGGCCATCCGGTCCCGGACGTGGCGCGGCAGGGCGCCGAGCGAGTTCCCGTCCAGGTAGACCGTGCCGTCGTCGAGCGCGAACAGCTCACGCCGCTTGGCCAGTCCGTCCGCCGCGTCCAGCTCCGCGGCCCGCTCCGTCATACGCGTCTCAGACATGGCTGCGCGCCGTCCACAGCTCGGGGAACACGTTCTTGGCGGCCCGCTTCTCCAGCCAGGCGACGCCGGCGGAGCCCCCGGTGCCCGCCTTGGCACCCATGGCGCGCCGGGTGGCGACGAGGTGGTCGTTGCGCCAGCGCCACACCAGTTCACCGACGTCGGTCAGCGCCTCGCCGAGGCGGACGAGCTCGGCGTCCTGGTCCTCGCTCGCGTACACCTCCGCCCACACCCGCTCGACCTCGGGCGAAGACTCGTAGCGCTGCGACAGGTCGCGGTCGAGGACGGACCGCGGAACGGGCAGGCCGCGGCGGGCGAGCAGCCGGAGCACCTCGTCGTAGAGGCTCGGCTCGTGCAGCGCCTTCTCCAGCTCGGCGTGGACGCGCGGGGCGCCGCGGTGCGGCACCAGCATGGACGCGGACTTCTCGCCGAGCAGGAACTCCATCCGCCGGTACATCGCGGACTGGAAGCCGGAGCCCTCGCCGAGGGCGCTGCGGTAGGCGTTGAACTGCACGGGGGTGAGCTGCGCGAGCGGCCGCCAGGAGGCGTTGAGAGCGTCCAGCTCCCGCACGGAGCGCTTCAGCGCGTCCATCGCGACGGGCACCTCGTCGCGGCGCAGCGCCCGGGAGGCGGTCTCCCACTCGTGGACGATGACGGTGAACCAGAGCTCCATCACCTGGGTGGTCACCAGGAACACCATCTCGCCGGGATCGTCGGAGAGGGGGTGCTGGAGGTGGGTGAGGACGTCCGCCTGGACGTAGTCCTCGTACGGGGTCGTGCCCGCGAAGTCGAGGTTCGGGGTGACCGAACCCGCTCCGGAGGCATCGGGAAATTGCGACATTCGCCGTCTCCTGACACATGTGTCCGGGTAGCGGTCCGCTCCTTCCGTAGGTGGTCTCGGAGCCCCGGTCCCCTGCGCGCATCATAAACACGGGTCCCGCCGGTGACGCGAGGGGCGGGTGCCCGGTCGGGGCACCCGCCCTCGTGCGGATCGGACCGGCGGGGGTCAGCCGAGGGTGTCGGCCGCCGTCTCGGACGAGTCGCGCAGGAACGTGCTGCACCGCTCGTACTCTTCCTGCTCGCCGATCGCCTGCGCGGCGCGGGCGAGCGCGTGCAGGGCACGCAGGAAGCCGCGGTTCGGCTCGTGCTCCCACGGCACCGGGCCGTGGCCCTTCCAGCCGCTGCGGCGCAGCGCGTCCAGGCCCCGGTGGTATCCCGTACGCGCGTACGCGTACGACTCGACGACCCGCCCGGCCTCGAACGCCTCGTCGGCGAGCTGGGCCCAGGCGAGCGAGGAGGTCGGGTACTTCGCGGCGACATCAGCGGGGGCCGTGCCGTTCGCGAGCATCTCCCGCGGCTCGGGATCGTCGGGCAGGTGGGTGGGGGGCGGTCCCCCCAGCAGGTTCTCGTGGATGGCCATGGGTTCAGTGTCACAGGTCGTCGGCGGAACCGTGGAGCCGGTGCCCGCCCGTGCCGGGACGGGCGTCGTCCTCTCCGGCCGGATGTGGGACGCGCCGGGACGGGGACCGTGACGTACGGCGGAGCAGCGCCGCAGCGCCGCAGCGGCGACGCGGGGACACGGCGGGCGGAGGCACCGTCACGCGGCAGAACAGCGCCACGGGGGTGGCGCAGCGGCGGCCGGCCGGGGCCGGGCCGGTCGTCCCGGGGCCGTGACCCCCGCCACGGCGTCATCCAGGTCGTCGATCCGTCCGGCCGCCCCCGGTGTCCCCGCGCACCGGCTCGGGCACCGGCTCCAGAGGTGGCGCGCCCACTCCGCAGTGCACCCTGCATGCGGCATGGCCGGGCACCTCCGCCGGCCGCCGCACCATGGCCCACGCCAGCACCGCGCCCACCACGAGGATCAGCGCGCACAGGGGCATCGCCCGGGCGAAGGCCGCCGCGAACTGCTCCGGGATCCGGTACGCCTCCGGTCCCATCCCGGCCAGCATCGGCAGCGCGGCCACGGCGAGCAACCCCGCGGCCCGGGCCGCCGCGTTGTTGACGCCGCTGGCGATCCCGGCCCGCGCGGTGTCCACGGACGCCAGCACGGTCGCGGTCAGCGGGGCGACCAGGATCACCATCCCCAGGCCCAGCACCAGCAGCGCGGGCAGCACATCGGCGGCGTAGGCGGCGTCAGGGCCGACGCGCAGCATCAGCAGCATCCCGGCCGCGCACAGCAGCGGCCCGACGGTGAGCGGGATACGCGGTCCGATCCGCTCGCCCAGCTGGCCGGCCTCCGCGGAGAGCAGCAGCATCAGCACGGTGGTGGGCAGCAGCGCGGTACCGGCGGCCAGGGCCGAGTAGCCCGAGACGACCTGGAGTTGCAGGGCGGTGAGGAAGAAGAAGCCGCTGAACCCCGCGTACACGCACACGGTCACCAGATTCACCGCCGTGAACAGCCGGGAGCGGAAGATGGACACCGGCAGCATCGGATCCTTCCGGCGCTGTTCCAGCCGTACGAACACGGCGCCCGTGAGCACGCCGGCGACCCCTGTCCACCACGAGCCGTCGATCAGCGCGTACGTCACCAGCGCGAGGCTCAGCGCCCCCAGCGCCGCGCCCAGCACATCGAAACGGCCGTGCGCCGCGGGGTCCTTCGACTCGGGGACGCGGCGCATCGCCACGGGCACGCACAGGGCGGCCAGCGGCACGTTCAGCAGGAAGACCCACCGCCAGCCGGGGCCGTCGACGAGCCATCCGCCGACGAACGGTCCGACCGCCGCGCCGACCCCGCCGAAGCCGGACCACAGGCCCACGGCCCTGGCCCGGTCGTCCGGGTGGAAGCTCGCCTGGATCAGCGCGAGCGACCCCGGGGTGAGCAGCGCCCCGCCGACGCCCTGCAGCGCCCGGGCGACGATCAGCACACCGGCGTTCGGCGCCAGTCCGCAGGCGAGCGACGCCAGCGCGAACCACACCACCCCGACGAGGAACACCCGCCGGCGCCCGTACCGGTCCCCCAGCGCCCCGCCCAGGAGGATCAGCCCCGCGAGGGTGAGCATGTAGGCGTTGACGGTCCACTGGAGTTGGGCGAGATCGGCGTCGAGGTCCTCACCGATGTGGGGCAGGGCGACATTGACGACGGTGGAGTCGAGCATGGCCATGCTGGACCCGAGGACGGTCGTCAGGACGATCCAGCGCCCGGTGGCCGACGCGAGCCTGATGTCCATAGGGCGAATCATTCCGCCCCGCGGTGCTCCCGGCGACCCGGCTGCGGGTCGTGGAACCGCGGCCGGGGCGGCTCGATACAGGGCCCGCGCGGGGCGGGCTGGAGACCAGGGCCGGGCCGGGGCCTCGGCTCGCTCCGGTCCCGGCCGGGCCCGCGGCCGGGGGAACGAGCCGGTCGGCCCCGTGCGGCGCGGCGTCAGACCAGCCGGGACAGGGCCCGCACGATCAGACGGACCCCCCGGTCCACAACCGCTCCCGCTCAACCCCGAGCGGCGCAGCGTCAGACCAGCCGGGACAGGGCCCGCACGATCAGACGGACCCCCCGGTCCACAACCGCTCCCGCTCAACCCCGAGCGGCGCAGCGTCAGACCAGCCGGGACAGGGCCCGCACGATCAGACGGACCCCCCGGTCCACAACCGCTCCCGCTCAACCCCGGGCGGCGCAGCGTCAGACAAGCCGGGACAGGGCCCGCACCAGCGCGTCTGCTCCCGCCTCCGCCTTGGACCGGGGACACCCCAGATTGAGGCGGACGAAGCCGTGGGCCCCGTACACCGCGCCCGGCATGATCGCGACGCGTTCCCGCTCGACCAGCTCCCGCTGCAGCGCCTCATCGTCCACGCCCAGCGCCCGGAGGTCGATCCATGCCAGGTACCCCGCCTGCGGCGGCTCCCAGCCGAGGGCGGGGAAGGCCGACCGCAGCCGCTCCTCCAGCATCGCCAGGTTGCCCGCCACATAGCCGCGGGCTGCGTCCAGCCACCCGGCCCCGTCCCGGTACGCGGCGACGTGCGCCGTCAGCGAGAGCACGGCCGGGGAGGCGAGCCCCTCACCCGTCTCCATCCGCCGGACGAACGCCTCACGCTCCCCGGGGTCGCCGATGATCCCGTAGGAGCCGGTCAGCGCCGGGAAGTTGAACGCCTTCGACGCCGAGGTGACCAGGGCCCACCGGCCCCGGTCGTCCGCGAACCGGGTCCACGGCAGGTGCCGGTGCCCGTGGTGCACGAAGTCCGCGTGGATCTCGTCCGAGATCACGGCGACCCCGTACGCCTCCGCCAGCAGGGAGAACCCCTTCAGGTCGTCCTCGGTCCACACCCGTCCGGTGGGGTTGTGGGGCGAGCAGAGGATCAGCACCTTCGCGTCCGCCCGGGCCAGCTCCCGCTCCAGCCCCGCCCCGTCGCCCATCGCGACCCCCCGGAGCT
The genomic region above belongs to Streptomyces marianii and contains:
- a CDS encoding MalY/PatB family protein — its product is MTHHAPYDFDTPVDRRGTASVQWDGAADRFGVDGLLPFTISDMDFASPPQVLDALRERLAHGVFGYTDWRLGAFREAIRGWYARRHDTPLDPERIVYAPSVLSQVSQLLRMWTEPGDGVVVHTPTYDGFRKVVTGLGRQLRGVAMGDGAGLERELARADAKVLILCSPHNPTGRVWTEDDLKGFSLLAEAYGVAVISDEIHADFVHHGHRHLPWTRFADDRGRWALVTSASKAFNFPALTGSYGIIGDPGEREAFVRRMETGEGLASPAVLSLTAHVAAYRDGAGWLDAARGYVAGNLAMLEERLRSAFPALGWEPPQAGYLAWIDLRALGVDDEALQRELVERERVAIMPGAVYGAHGFVRLNLGCPRSKAEAGADALVRALSRLV
- a CDS encoding alpha/beta hydrolase family protein, which encodes MPDPAARDAAEEASALSHPAVAPDASGAYGEHPDQVVDFYAPRDGREPAPLVVVLHGGAWRAPYDRQHVTPFADFLARRGFAVANVEYRRGASLPQQRGEEGGGGPVAGRWPETFDDVAAAMDALPELVRTVLPQADPRRTVLTGHSAGGHLALWAAARHVLPAGSPWRLPAAPRLRGVVALAPIADLGRAAELDVCGGAVHQLLGGEAEFEARAGSADPAVLLPTGIATAVVQGREDTVVPHAVAESFVDAAAKAGETVGLTLLGDVGHFPLIDPSADACAVVAEEIAQLAW
- the kynA gene encoding tryptophan 2,3-dioxygenase, which produces MSQFPDASGAGSVTPNLDFAGTTPYEDYVQADVLTHLQHPLSDDPGEMVFLVTTQVMELWFTVIVHEWETASRALRRDEVPVAMDALKRSVRELDALNASWRPLAQLTPVQFNAYRSALGEGSGFQSAMYRRMEFLLGEKSASMLVPHRGAPRVHAELEKALHEPSLYDEVLRLLARRGLPVPRSVLDRDLSQRYESSPEVERVWAEVYASEDQDAELVRLGEALTDVGELVWRWRNDHLVATRRAMGAKAGTGGSAGVAWLEKRAAKNVFPELWTARSHV
- a CDS encoding DUF3151 domain-containing protein; its protein translation is MAIHENLLGGPPPTHLPDDPEPREMLANGTAPADVAAKYPTSSLAWAQLADEAFEAGRVVESYAYARTGYHRGLDALRRSGWKGHGPVPWEHEPNRGFLRALHALARAAQAIGEQEEYERCSTFLRDSSETAADTLG
- a CDS encoding MFS transporter; this encodes MDIRLASATGRWIVLTTVLGSSMAMLDSTVVNVALPHIGEDLDADLAQLQWTVNAYMLTLAGLILLGGALGDRYGRRRVFLVGVVWFALASLACGLAPNAGVLIVARALQGVGGALLTPGSLALIQASFHPDDRARAVGLWSGFGGVGAAVGPFVGGWLVDGPGWRWVFLLNVPLAALCVPVAMRRVPESKDPAAHGRFDVLGAALGALSLALVTYALIDGSWWTGVAGVLTGAVFVRLEQRRKDPMLPVSIFRSRLFTAVNLVTVCVYAGFSGFFFLTALQLQVVSGYSALAAGTALLPTTVLMLLLSAEAGQLGERIGPRIPLTVGPLLCAAGMLLMLRVGPDAAYAADVLPALLVLGLGMVILVAPLTATVLASVDTARAGIASGVNNAAARAAGLLAVAALPMLAGMGPEAYRIPEQFAAAFARAMPLCALILVVGAVLAWAMVRRPAEVPGHAACRVHCGVGAPPLEPVPEPVRGDTGGGRTDRRPG
- the kynU gene encoding kynureninase translates to MSETRMTERAAELDAADGLAKRRELFALDDGTVYLDGNSLGALPRHVRDRMADVIGRQWGELRIRSWDESGWWTAPERIGERIAPLVGAAPGQVVVGDSTSVNVFKAVVAAVRMAPEGRDEILVDATTFPTDGYIAESAARLTGHRTVVVDPADVPDAVGPRTAAALVNHVDYRTGRLHDLPGITAALHERGALAVWDLCHSAGALPVGLDEHGVDLAVGCTYKYLNGGPGSPAYLYVAERHQDRFDSPLPGWNSHADPFGMTRGYTPAEGAVRGRVGTPDILSMLALEAALDVWDGVTVEAVRAKSLALTDFFLECVEAYVPRGRVTSLTPAAHAERGSQVALACPDAPAVMESLIARGVVGDLRRPDVLRFGFTPLYVGFVDTERAARVLAEVLAAADSPAGG